A region of Chloroflexota bacterium DNA encodes the following proteins:
- the murG gene encoding undecaprenyldiphospho-muramoylpentapeptide beta-N-acetylglucosaminyltransferase encodes MRLLISGGGTGGHVYPALTVADAMRNRARVELMYLGRADSVESRLAERTGIPFRAMETGQVRGMSPWIAARSLWRMYRSVGTVRAFIREFQPNAVFVTGGYVSAPVIWASAAEKIPSVIYLPDLEPGWAIRATARWATRVAVSFPQVEKHFARGKAVVTGYPVRSAFFQVNRNQARAKFQLDAHAPTVAIFGGSSGAHHINQAVVANLDALARIAQVIHLTGRADESWVGEQVVKLPDALRQRVRAFGYLDDDVPDALGAADVVVARAGAATLGEFPALGLPAILVPGPYAGLHQERNADFLVTRGAARKINDAALKDELLPMLKQLFAVPEKLNAMRDAMHALAQPRAAENLADLLREIAIRNSQFAGSQP; translated from the coding sequence ATGCGTCTTTTGATTTCGGGTGGCGGCACGGGGGGACACGTGTACCCCGCGTTGACCGTCGCCGACGCGATGCGGAACCGCGCGCGCGTTGAGTTGATGTACCTGGGTCGCGCCGACAGCGTCGAGTCGCGTTTGGCGGAACGCACGGGCATTCCGTTTCGCGCGATGGAGACTGGGCAGGTGCGCGGCATGTCGCCCTGGATTGCCGCGCGCAGTTTGTGGCGAATGTATCGCAGCGTCGGCACGGTGCGCGCATTCATCCGCGAGTTTCAACCGAACGCGGTGTTTGTGACCGGCGGCTACGTCAGTGCGCCGGTGATTTGGGCGAGTGCGGCGGAAAAAATTCCGAGCGTGATCTATTTGCCCGATCTCGAACCGGGCTGGGCGATTCGCGCGACTGCGCGCTGGGCGACGCGTGTCGCCGTGTCGTTTCCGCAAGTCGAAAAACATTTCGCGCGCGGCAAGGCGGTGGTGACCGGATATCCGGTGCGTTCGGCATTTTTTCAAGTAAATCGAAACCAGGCGCGCGCGAAATTCCAACTCGACGCGCACGCGCCGACCGTCGCGATTTTTGGTGGCAGTTCCGGCGCACATCACATCAATCAAGCCGTCGTCGCGAATCTCGATGCTCTCGCGCGCATCGCGCAGGTGATTCACCTGACCGGGCGCGCGGATGAATCCTGGGTCGGCGAGCAGGTCGTGAAATTGCCGGACGCGTTGCGTCAGCGTGTGCGCGCGTTCGGCTATCTCGACGACGATGTGCCGGACGCGCTCGGCGCGGCGGATGTCGTGGTGGCGCGCGCGGGCGCGGCGACGCTCGGCGAATTTCCGGCGCTCGGCTTGCCGGCGATTCTCGTCCCCGGTCCGTACGCCGGACTGCATCAAGAACGCAACGCCGATTTTCTCGTGACGCGCGGCGCGGCGCGCAAGATCAACGATGCCGCGCTCAAAGACGAATTACTGCCAATGCTCAAACAATTATTTGCGGTACCGGAAAAATTGAACGCGATGCGCGACGCGATGCACGCGCTCGCGCAACCACGCGCGGCGGAGAACCTGGCGGATTTGTTGCGAGAAATCGCAATTCGCAATTCGCAATTCGCGGGATCGCAACCATGA
- the murD gene encoding UDP-N-acetylmuramoyl-L-alanine--D-glutamate ligase — MIDLLNKRVLVLGLGVHGGGLGVAKWLVTQGARVTVTDLKRADELQSSLKALDQLPITFVLGEHREQDFLNADLIVRNPGVPRESKWLQFAREHNIPVEMEMGLFVQKLPRGAAQIVGITGTKGKTTTTLMTGEILKRANPKTVVAGNLRVSALELLDQIDADTPVVLELSSWQLEAFPPHQISPHIAAITNIFPDHLNRYRDFDDYADAKRIIFQYQQPGDFLVLNFDNKASTKLARGFGTLVWTSSSHVLKGVAGSACREREWLVWKWDGATHKVLRVNDLRMPGEHTLANALTAIALASLAGATPEQCADALREFRGVPHRQEFVRELNGVRYINDTTATAPAATIVAIETFAPSATGIVLIAGGASKSLAFDELARVIASKVRAVILLEGSATDQLASVLSNEIIAGRFDNLERAVARAREIAQEGQVVLLSPGCASFGMFANEFERGEQFRQIVNSQQ; from the coding sequence ATGATTGACCTGCTCAATAAACGCGTCCTCGTTCTCGGTCTCGGCGTGCACGGTGGCGGGTTGGGTGTCGCCAAGTGGCTGGTTACACAAGGCGCGCGCGTAACCGTTACCGATTTGAAACGCGCGGACGAATTGCAATCGTCGTTGAAGGCATTAGACCAATTACCAATTACTTTTGTTTTGGGCGAACATCGCGAGCAGGATTTTCTCAACGCCGATTTGATCGTCCGCAATCCCGGCGTGCCGCGCGAATCGAAATGGTTACAATTCGCGCGCGAGCACAACATCCCGGTCGAAATGGAAATGGGGTTGTTTGTGCAAAAGTTGCCACGTGGCGCGGCGCAAATTGTGGGAATTACGGGAACGAAGGGAAAAACCACAACCACCTTGATGACCGGCGAAATTTTGAAACGCGCGAATCCGAAAACGGTCGTCGCCGGCAACTTGCGCGTGAGCGCGCTCGAATTGCTCGACCAGATTGACGCGGATACGCCAGTCGTGCTCGAACTGTCGTCGTGGCAACTCGAAGCATTTCCGCCGCATCAAATCAGCCCGCACATCGCGGCGATCACGAATATTTTTCCGGATCACCTGAATCGTTATCGCGATTTCGACGATTACGCGGATGCCAAACGAATTATTTTTCAGTATCAACAGCCGGGCGATTTTCTCGTTTTGAACTTTGACAACAAAGCGTCCACAAAACTCGCGCGCGGATTTGGTACGCTTGTATGGACAAGCTCTAGCCACGTCCTTAAGGGCGTGGCTGGGAGCGCGTGCCGTGAGCGTGAGTGGCTCGTGTGGAAGTGGGACGGCGCGACGCACAAGGTTCTGCGCGTAAACGATTTGCGTATGCCCGGCGAGCACACCCTCGCGAACGCGCTCACCGCGATTGCGCTGGCATCGCTCGCCGGCGCGACGCCGGAGCAGTGCGCGGACGCGTTGCGCGAATTTCGCGGTGTGCCGCATCGCCAAGAGTTCGTGCGCGAGTTGAACGGCGTGCGTTACATCAACGACACGACGGCAACCGCACCGGCGGCGACCATCGTCGCGATTGAAACGTTCGCGCCGAGCGCCACGGGCATCGTGCTCATCGCCGGCGGCGCGAGCAAATCGCTCGCGTTCGACGAGCTGGCGCGCGTGATCGCGAGCAAAGTGCGCGCGGTAATTCTGCTCGAAGGCAGTGCGACAGACCAACTCGCGAGTGTGTTATCGAACGAAATCATCGCGGGACGTTTTGACAATTTGGAACGCGCGGTTGCGCGCGCGCGTGAAATCGCGCAAGAAGGACAAGTCGTTCTGCTTTCGCCGGGCTGCGCGAGCTTCGGCATGTTCGCGAACGAGTTTGAACGCGGGGAGCAGTTTAGACAAATAGTCAACAGTCAACAGTAG
- a CDS encoding UDP-N-acetylmuramoyl-tripeptide--D-alanyl-D-alanine ligase, producing the protein MLTLADIFQALLNMRPEGAQRIAIPHVVVDSRQARAGSLFVALKGETRDGHDFIGDALARGAAAVFAEARAAGLGLGPSVHLYDLNQIGAAGLQPSPTPLVPAVFIAPSSLGALQQLAAFWRKQFAQCQVVGVTGSVGKSSTKELIAAVLRQRFQTLKSEGNLNNEIGLPLTLLQFDESYTRAVLEMGMYAIGEIRELCAIAQPRIGVVTNVGPSHLERLGSLENIARAKAELVEALPENGVAILNGDDERVIAMREHTRARVICYGLNPRCDVWADEIESQGLEGIAFALHHRDEVLHVRVPLLGRHSVHTALAAACVGIAEEMSWDDIVRGLGDVAAQLRLIAVPGENGTTLLDDSYNASPASSLAALNLLAELSGRKIAVLGDMLELGEMEKRGHEIVGGRAAQIVDVLIAVGARGKWIGEAARESGMSSDRVFFADDNAHAIQLVRQVAREGDLILIKGSRGAAMEAIVAALAKPENGYAGKH; encoded by the coding sequence GTGCTAACACTTGCCGATATTTTCCAGGCATTGTTGAACATGCGACCAGAGGGCGCGCAGCGAATCGCGATTCCGCACGTGGTCGTGGATTCGCGGCAGGCGCGGGCTGGTTCGTTGTTTGTCGCGCTCAAAGGTGAAACGCGCGACGGTCACGATTTCATCGGTGATGCGTTGGCGCGCGGCGCGGCGGCGGTGTTCGCCGAAGCGCGCGCCGCGGGGCTGGGGCTAGGTCCGAGTGTGCACTTGTATGATCTCAATCAAATCGGTGCTGCCGGGTTGCAACCTAGCCCCACGCCCCTCGTCCCCGCCGTTTTCATTGCGCCGTCGAGTTTGGGCGCGCTGCAACAGCTCGCCGCGTTTTGGCGCAAGCAGTTCGCGCAATGCCAGGTCGTCGGCGTGACGGGAAGTGTCGGCAAAAGTTCGACCAAGGAATTGATCGCCGCGGTGTTGCGGCAACGTTTCCAGACACTCAAGAGCGAAGGCAATCTGAATAACGAAATCGGTTTGCCGTTGACCTTGTTGCAGTTCGACGAATCGTACACACGCGCGGTGCTCGAAATGGGGATGTACGCGATTGGCGAGATTCGCGAGTTGTGCGCGATTGCACAGCCGCGCATTGGCGTCGTGACGAACGTCGGTCCGTCGCACCTCGAACGCCTGGGCAGTCTCGAAAACATCGCGCGCGCGAAAGCCGAACTGGTTGAGGCGTTGCCGGAAAATGGCGTCGCGATTTTGAACGGCGATGACGAACGCGTTATCGCGATGCGCGAACACACACGTGCGCGCGTGATCTGTTATGGTTTGAATCCGCGTTGCGATGTGTGGGCGGACGAGATTGAAAGCCAGGGACTAGAAGGCATCGCGTTCGCGTTGCATCACCGCGACGAGGTTTTGCATGTGCGCGTGCCGCTCCTGGGTCGGCACAGCGTTCACACCGCGCTCGCGGCGGCGTGCGTTGGCATCGCGGAAGAAATGTCCTGGGATGACATCGTGCGCGGGCTGGGCGATGTCGCGGCGCAGTTGCGTTTGATCGCGGTGCCGGGCGAAAACGGTACGACACTGCTCGACGATTCGTACAACGCAAGTCCGGCGTCGTCGCTTGCCGCATTGAACCTGCTCGCCGAGTTGAGCGGACGCAAAATCGCGGTGCTCGGCGATATGCTCGAACTCGGCGAAATGGAAAAGCGCGGTCACGAAATTGTTGGCGGACGCGCGGCGCAAATCGTGGATGTGTTGATTGCGGTCGGCGCACGCGGCAAGTGGATTGGCGAAGCGGCGCGCGAATCCGGCATGTCGTCCGATCGCGTGTTCTTTGCGGACGATAACGCGCACGCGATTCAACTCGTGCGCCAGGTCGCGCGCGAAGGCGATCTGATTTTGATTAAAGGTTCGCGCGGCGCGGCGATGGAAGCGATTGTCGCGGCGCTGGCGAAACCGGAAAATGGGTACGCGGGAAAACACTGA
- a CDS encoding DMT family transporter, translating into MWRIKEDTTANDLNVLSIIGQLKMGILIDHFGLFGTVIRPVNFSRVATVGLLIAVGYLMVR; encoded by the coding sequence TTGTGGCGCATCAAGGAGGACACAACCGCGAATGATCTAAATGTGCTCAGCATCATCGGGCAGTTGAAAATGGGAATCCTCATTGACCATTTCGGTTTGTTCGGCACAGTGATTCGTCCGGTAAATTTTTCACGCGTTGCGACGGTCGGGTTGTTGATTGCAGTTGGGTATTTGATGGTGAGGTGA
- the murC gene encoding UDP-N-acetylmuramate--L-alanine ligase codes for MTQRVHLVGIGGIGLSAIARVLLARGEVVSGSDLQASPITDELARLGARISIGHRAENIGEVDLVLATSAAPEDNPEIIAARRRGIRIARRYDFFPELTAGKTTIAIAGTHGKTTTTAMIAVILADAGLDPDAIVGGIVPELGGNARAGQGKYFVVEADEYDRAFLGLRPTISVVTSIEMDHPDKFRDLDDVTSAFREFIALTPVYGWVIGCGDSERVARELEGARAWAVRYGFDAENDWSASAIRSNADGGSDFTVWLRGERIGDFRLRIPGKHNVLNALAALAVAHLVDVDLNAAKQTLRHFRGAARRFEIKGEFNGVTMVDDYAHHPTEIRATLNAARQRFAGKNIWAVFQPHTYTRTQALLDEFAQAFADADHVIVTEIFAARERETRGVSGADIVARMSHRDARFLATHDECVAYLQAHLRAGDVLITLGAGDGYRIGERVAGGTL; via the coding sequence ATGACCCAACGCGTTCACCTCGTTGGCATTGGTGGCATCGGCTTGTCCGCGATTGCGCGAGTGTTGCTCGCGCGTGGCGAGGTGGTGTCCGGCTCGGATTTGCAGGCATCGCCGATCACGGACGAACTCGCGCGATTGGGTGCGCGGATCAGCATCGGGCATCGCGCGGAAAATATCGGCGAGGTGGATCTCGTGCTCGCCACATCCGCCGCGCCGGAGGACAATCCGGAAATCATCGCCGCGCGGCGACGCGGGATTCGCATCGCGCGACGGTACGATTTTTTTCCGGAACTCACCGCCGGCAAAACGACGATTGCGATTGCGGGCACGCACGGCAAGACGACGACGACCGCGATGATCGCGGTGATTCTCGCCGATGCCGGACTCGACCCGGACGCGATTGTCGGCGGCATCGTGCCGGAGCTGGGTGGCAATGCGCGCGCGGGGCAGGGCAAATATTTTGTCGTCGAGGCGGACGAGTACGATCGCGCGTTCCTGGGTTTGCGTCCGACGATTTCTGTTGTCACGAGCATCGAGATGGACCACCCGGACAAGTTTCGCGATCTGGACGATGTGACGAGCGCGTTTCGTGAATTTATCGCGCTGACCCCGGTCTATGGCTGGGTGATCGGGTGCGGCGATTCGGAACGCGTCGCGCGCGAGTTGGAGGGAGCGCGGGCATGGGCAGTGCGTTACGGCTTCGACGCGGAGAACGATTGGAGCGCGAGCGCGATTCGATCCAACGCGGATGGGGGGAGCGATTTCACGGTTTGGCTGCGCGGCGAACGCATCGGCGATTTTCGTTTGCGGATCCCGGGCAAGCACAATGTGCTGAACGCGCTTGCGGCACTCGCGGTGGCGCATCTCGTCGACGTGGATCTGAACGCGGCGAAACAAACCTTGCGTCATTTTCGCGGCGCGGCGCGACGATTCGAAATCAAAGGCGAGTTTAACGGTGTGACGATGGTGGACGATTACGCGCATCATCCGACCGAAATTCGCGCAACGCTCAACGCGGCGCGCCAACGTTTTGCCGGGAAAAATATCTGGGCGGTATTTCAACCGCACACGTACACGCGCACGCAAGCCCTGCTCGACGAATTCGCGCAAGCGTTTGCGGACGCGGACCACGTCATCGTCACCGAGATCTTCGCCGCGCGCGAACGCGAAACGCGCGGGGTGAGCGGCGCGGACATTGTCGCGCGGATGTCGCATCGCGACGCGCGGTTTCTCGCGACCCACGATGAATGTGTCGCGTATTTGCAAGCGCACCTGCGCGCGGGGGATGTGCTAATCACGCTCGGCGCGGGAGATGGATACCGCATCGGCGAGCGCGTAGCTGGGGGCACGCTATGA
- a CDS encoding penicillin-binding protein 2 — MSAQTLPRAPARMRLALYVLAAVGVILAGRLFYWQIIEWDKLNALAIKQQTINTEIPPHRGSIRTSDGLLLAADRYLYSVRVTYKMTRDPQDQIKIAGELAAVLGQPIGTVVGKLQSDKPDWLARDVTAPVGEAIIALKEKYKLTNLEIETRLTRYYPAGALAGPVVGFVNVERKPSSGVEASLHKELTGKPGKLNAVGDAMRDVIPFDVPANIAAEDGADITLTIDATMQRIVEMELANALRATRAASGSIIVLDPKTGAVLALAVLPSADLNAYYEPANQDRYKNTTVSALYEPGSVFKVITLAAALDARTVTPATVFEDIGYIDFGGAHIENHDKKAYGRVTLTDVMRHSLNVEAVKMSVGMGAERFYQYVRDFGFGSITRIELMPELAGDVKSPGDGIWRDVELATNAFGQGISATPLQMARAMAAVANQGKLMRPYIVKEARESSGRRNVVQSQSVRQVIRPETAQIVTRILADSILAESSNKALVPGYRVAGKTGTSQISGIGGYEKTGTVASFAGYLPADDPRFVILVKLDRPQTSEWGSQVASPVFAEVAKQLVALVGLPPDAVRLGK, encoded by the coding sequence ATGTCCGCACAAACGTTGCCCCGCGCACCAGCGCGCATGCGCTTGGCGCTTTACGTTCTCGCCGCGGTGGGGGTCATCCTCGCCGGGCGTTTATTCTATTGGCAGATCATCGAATGGGATAAACTGAACGCGCTTGCGATCAAACAACAAACGATCAATACAGAAATTCCGCCGCATCGCGGTAGTATTCGCACGAGCGATGGATTGTTGCTCGCGGCGGATCGGTACTTGTATTCGGTTCGCGTGACGTACAAAATGACGCGCGACCCGCAAGATCAAATCAAAATCGCGGGCGAGTTGGCGGCGGTGCTCGGTCAACCGATCGGCACGGTGGTGGGCAAACTCCAGTCCGATAAACCGGACTGGCTCGCGCGCGACGTGACCGCGCCGGTGGGCGAAGCGATCATCGCGCTCAAAGAAAAATACAAACTGACGAATCTGGAAATCGAGACGCGCCTCACGCGCTATTATCCAGCCGGCGCGCTGGCGGGACCGGTCGTTGGGTTTGTGAACGTCGAGCGCAAGCCCTCGTCCGGCGTTGAAGCATCCTTGCACAAGGAACTGACCGGCAAGCCGGGCAAGTTGAACGCGGTCGGCGATGCGATGCGCGATGTGATTCCGTTCGACGTGCCGGCGAACATCGCGGCAGAAGATGGCGCGGATATTACCTTGACGATTGACGCGACGATGCAGCGCATCGTCGAAATGGAACTGGCGAACGCGCTGCGTGCGACGCGCGCGGCGAGCGGTTCGATCATCGTGCTCGACCCCAAGACCGGCGCGGTGCTCGCGCTCGCCGTGTTGCCCTCCGCCGATCTGAACGCGTACTATGAACCGGCGAATCAAGACCGATACAAGAACACCACGGTGAGCGCGTTGTACGAACCTGGGTCGGTGTTCAAGGTCATCACGCTCGCCGCGGCGTTGGATGCGCGCACGGTGACGCCGGCGACGGTCTTTGAGGATATCGGTTATATTGATTTCGGCGGCGCGCACATCGAGAATCACGACAAGAAGGCGTACGGTCGCGTAACCTTGACGGACGTGATGCGCCACTCGCTCAACGTCGAAGCGGTCAAGATGAGCGTCGGGATGGGTGCGGAACGCTTTTATCAATACGTCCGCGATTTTGGTTTTGGCTCGATCACGCGCATCGAACTGATGCCCGAACTGGCGGGCGATGTCAAATCGCCGGGCGACGGCATCTGGCGCGATGTCGAACTCGCGACGAATGCGTTCGGGCAAGGAATTTCGGCGACGCCGCTGCAAATGGCGCGCGCGATGGCGGCGGTGGCGAATCAAGGCAAATTGATGCGCCCGTACATCGTCAAAGAAGCGCGCGAATCGTCCGGTCGCCGCAACGTGGTTCAATCGCAATCGGTGCGCCAGGTGATTCGCCCGGAGACTGCGCAGATCGTCACGCGCATTCTCGCGGACTCGATTCTCGCGGAATCGTCGAACAAGGCGCTTGTGCCGGGGTATCGCGTCGCGGGGAAAACGGGGACGTCGCAAATTTCCGGCATCGGCGGGTACGAAAAAACCGGGACGGTCGCGTCGTTCGCAGGTTACTTGCCGGCAGATGATCCCAGGTTTGTGATTCTCGTGAAGCTGGATCGCCCGCAAACCTCCGAATGGGGTTCGCAAGTTGCGTCGCCGGTGTTCGCCGAAGTAGCCAAGCAGTTGGTCGCGTTGGTGGGTCTGCCGCCGGACGCGGTGCGGTTGGGCAAATAG
- a CDS encoding cell division protein FtsL, whose amino-acid sequence MPEPIQRHDEQTNPNPFGLTSARLAMIGAIVLAFFWVMYVRQASQTTLTGQRAYEIQQETERIKRENMQLEIDIAALTAPARIAERARALGLRPTLPSQVQYMVIKDFPTENPQPLTSWQTLPVARSTTWLEAVRVNLGLSPRPPTLTGP is encoded by the coding sequence ATGCCTGAACCGATTCAACGGCACGACGAACAAACGAATCCGAATCCATTTGGTTTGACCAGCGCGCGCCTGGCGATGATCGGCGCGATTGTGCTTGCGTTCTTTTGGGTGATGTACGTGCGACAGGCGAGTCAGACGACCTTGACCGGGCAACGCGCGTACGAAATTCAACAAGAGACCGAGCGCATCAAGCGCGAAAATATGCAATTGGAAATTGACATCGCCGCGTTGACCGCGCCAGCGCGCATTGCGGAACGCGCGCGGGCGTTGGGCTTGCGTCCGACGCTGCCGTCCCAGGTTCAGTACATGGTCATCAAGGATTTTCCGACCGAGAATCCGCAACCGTTGACGAGTTGGCAGACCTTGCCGGTTGCGCGCTCGACTACCTGGTTGGAAGCGGTGCGCGTCAACCTGGGCTTGTCGCCGCGTCCACCGACTTTAACCGGTCCGTGA
- a CDS encoding cell division protein FtsW: protein MTAQSNTRPLGSMFKIDFVLFGIVGALVAVGLVMVWSVTFGPRVSAGNDPMTAVMKQGLFAVIGLVALIVFSQLDYHLWGKLALPMMAVTLLVLGALLALDPKFGSRRWLFDGSIQPGEIAKFTIIVYIAKWLSSKGDKLRHITYGLLPFAVIVGIACGLIVLQPNLSTAIIIALCALAMFFIAGADLVQFAFLLIVGGVTGSVIVYKMPHAFDRWIKFVQDPLSLGDEGLQIAETLISLGTGGFVGRGLGAGLGKYGWVPAAHTDSIFAMLGEETGLLGTLAVLALFLALAYRGFRIAARAKDPFGQVLASGLTFWLIFQAFVNVAVVTASIPFTGVPLPFISYGGSSLVATLVAVGVLLSISRGETTSKEANASFDFGWRHGGTRVPRVDRRRRDAEPRAR from the coding sequence ATGACCGCACAATCAAACACACGACCACTCGGTTCGATGTTCAAAATAGATTTCGTCCTGTTCGGCATCGTCGGCGCGCTTGTCGCGGTTGGCTTGGTGATGGTGTGGAGCGTCACCTTCGGTCCGCGCGTCAGCGCGGGGAACGACCCGATGACGGCGGTGATGAAGCAAGGTCTGTTCGCGGTCATCGGTCTCGTCGCGCTGATCGTGTTCTCCCAACTCGATTATCATTTGTGGGGCAAGCTCGCGTTGCCGATGATGGCGGTCACGCTGCTCGTGCTCGGCGCGTTGCTCGCGCTCGATCCCAAGTTCGGCTCGCGGCGTTGGTTGTTCGACGGCTCGATTCAGCCGGGTGAAATCGCGAAATTCACGATCATCGTTTACATCGCGAAATGGTTGTCGTCCAAGGGCGACAAATTGCGTCACATCACGTATGGCTTGTTGCCGTTCGCGGTCATCGTCGGGATCGCGTGCGGATTGATCGTGTTGCAACCGAACCTGAGCACCGCGATCATTATCGCGCTCTGCGCGCTCGCGATGTTTTTCATCGCCGGGGCGGACCTGGTTCAATTCGCGTTCCTGTTGATCGTGGGCGGCGTGACCGGCTCGGTCATCGTCTACAAAATGCCGCACGCGTTCGACCGCTGGATCAAGTTTGTGCAAGACCCGCTGTCGCTCGGCGACGAAGGATTGCAAATCGCCGAGACCTTGATCTCGTTGGGCACTGGCGGTTTTGTTGGACGCGGGCTGGGCGCGGGGCTGGGCAAGTACGGCTGGGTGCCTGCCGCGCACACCGATAGTATTTTCGCGATGCTGGGTGAAGAAACTGGGTTGCTCGGTACGCTCGCCGTGCTCGCGCTGTTTCTCGCGCTCGCGTATCGCGGCTTTCGCATCGCCGCGCGCGCCAAGGATCCGTTCGGTCAAGTGCTTGCGTCGGGTTTGACGTTCTGGTTGATCTTTCAAGCGTTCGTGAATGTCGCCGTCGTTACCGCGAGCATCCCATTTACCGGCGTGCCGCTCCCGTTCATTTCGTACGGCGGCTCGTCGTTGGTAGCCACACTCGTCGCGGTCGGTGTGTTGCTCAGCATTTCGCGCGGCGAAACTACATCGAAGGAAGCGAATGCGTCTTTTGATTTCGGGTGGCGGCACGGGGGGACACGTGTACCCCGCGTTGACCGTCGCCGACGCGATGCGGAACCGCGCGCGCGTTGA
- a CDS encoding phospho-N-acetylmuramoyl-pentapeptide-transferase: MAWALTLGTISFFIAVVWGGPLIRALKAYKLGKQIRIDEPTKHQVKTGTPTMGGIMVLVPVVLITGALNIANLLGNTFIGRSILVPMTTMVLFGILGAIDDLEGIRGKRQGDGMRGRVKFAWQVGFAFVVALALHFVLDLRSIAIPGIPEKIDIGLFYVPIAMFFIVGFSNAVNLTDGLDSLAGWTSAIAFVCYGVVAFLQGQVYLVVFCFTVVGALLAFLWYNAHPAELIMGDMGALALGATIAVVALMTGQWVLLPLIGLVFVAEALSVMIQVSYFKWTHGKRFFKMAPLHLHFELLGWSETQVVQRFWLAALLAGMLGIALALL, encoded by the coding sequence ATGGCATGGGCATTGACTCTCGGCACCATTTCGTTTTTCATCGCCGTCGTGTGGGGTGGTCCGCTGATTCGGGCGCTCAAGGCGTACAAACTCGGCAAGCAGATTCGAATTGACGAGCCGACCAAGCATCAAGTGAAAACCGGCACACCGACGATGGGCGGGATTATGGTGCTCGTTCCCGTGGTGCTGATTACCGGCGCGCTAAACATCGCGAATTTATTGGGCAACACGTTCATCGGGCGTTCGATACTCGTGCCGATGACGACAATGGTGCTGTTTGGCATTCTCGGCGCGATTGATGATCTCGAAGGAATTCGCGGCAAGCGCCAAGGCGATGGGATGCGCGGGCGCGTCAAGTTTGCGTGGCAAGTCGGATTCGCGTTCGTCGTCGCGCTCGCGTTGCATTTCGTGCTCGATCTGCGAAGCATCGCGATTCCCGGCATCCCGGAAAAAATTGACATCGGACTGTTCTACGTTCCGATTGCAATGTTCTTCATCGTCGGTTTTTCGAACGCGGTGAATCTCACCGATGGTCTCGATAGTCTCGCCGGGTGGACAAGCGCGATTGCGTTTGTATGTTACGGCGTCGTCGCGTTTTTGCAGGGACAGGTGTACCTCGTCGTGTTCTGCTTTACGGTCGTCGGCGCATTGCTCGCGTTTTTGTGGTACAATGCTCATCCCGCCGAGCTGATTATGGGCGATATGGGCGCGCTGGCGCTCGGTGCGACGATTGCGGTCGTCGCGCTGATGACTGGGCAGTGGGTGCTGTTGCCGCTCATCGGTCTGGTGTTTGTCGCGGAAGCATTGTCGGTGATGATCCAGGTTTCGTACTTCAAGTGGACGCACGGCAAACGTTTTTTCAAAATGGCGCCGCTGCATTTGCATTTCGAGTTGCTGGGTTGGTCCGAGACCCAGGTCGTGCAACGGTTCTGGCTCGCGGCGTTGCTCGCGGGAATGCTGGGGATTGCGTTGGCGTTGCTGTAG